From the Granulicella sp. L56 genome, the window GCGCGTGCTGAAGTTGCAGCAGGGGAGGATATGGAGGATTTCGCATCGCGTCATCTCTCCGCAGGCGGCGCATTATTTGACGGAGCCTTCTCCAACTTCGCGCCGCTCAATTGTGTTGTCGATCTGGAGCCGGTGGCACATGGACTTGCGCGATTGCTCAAACCCGGGGCCGCGGCAATGCTGGTGCTTTTCGGCACTCTCTGTCCGGGTGAGATGGTGACAGAAGTGCTTCGGGGACGACCGCACCTGGTGCTGCGGCGTCTTAAGCGCGGCGAAACCTCAGCGCGCCTCGCCAAGCGCGACTTCCATGTCGTCTATCATCGCCGTGCAGCATTGCTTCGCACCTTCGCGCGGTGGTTTGTCCTGGAGAAGCGTCTAGGCATCGGTTTAACCGTGCCGCCCAGCGCAGCCGAGCCTTGGATATCCAATCATCTGCGACTTCTTGCTCTCATGGAGAGAATGGATCGCGTCGTCTCTCGCCCGATGGCAGTCTTCGGGGATCATGTCCTTTATCAGTTCCGCCGAAACGCCGAGCAATGAGGATCCTTGGCATCACGCCGGGGCCAATACCCCATAAGGATTCGATCCTTCCCCATGCAGATGACTTTCTAACCCAACCAGGCAACCCACCCAAATCTATGGTCCCCCCCACACTTCGGACATTTGAATGACGAACTTGAGACATTCTGACGACACGCAGAAAGAGATTGCTGCGATACGCTTCACCTGTAGAACCAATAAATCACGCTTCCCCTGAAATACGAATGACAGGCGAGGAAATCAAGCCGCGTTGATGATAATGAAGCAAATCGCCGATGTGAACTTTCCAACACT encodes:
- a CDS encoding class I SAM-dependent methyltransferase gives rise to the protein MTQPSNPAALAFDAIAPDFDARFGQWLSVAAQRRAVRAALLREFPTGAHILELGGGTGEDALFLAERGFDMFLTDPSPTMVSLAKTKLAPFGARAEVAAGEDMEDFASRHLSAGGALFDGAFSNFAPLNCVVDLEPVAHGLARLLKPGAAAMLVLFGTLCPGEMVTEVLRGRPHLVLRRLKRGETSARLAKRDFHVVYHRRAALLRTFARWFVLEKRLGIGLTVPPSAAEPWISNHLRLLALMERMDRVVSRPMAVFGDHVLYQFRRNAEQ